The region CGCGAAGTCGTCCAGAGTGCGCAGCACATCGGCCTCCCCGGCAGATGGCAGTTGCAGTACCACCTCCTGTACGCCCAGCTCGCGGTAGTGCGCCAGCTTCCCGGTCGAGGGCCGGACCGCGTAGGGCACCACCACCGGCTCGCCCGTGCGCCCGGCGTCCGACCACGCCCGCCGCAGCACCGGAACGTGCTCCGCCAGCCCGCGTCCGCCGATCGGCAGCCACCCGTCGGCGTACTCGGCGATCTGCCCGAAGAGCTTGGGGCCGGCCGCGCCGCCCAGGAGGATGCGCGGCGCGCCGCGCACCGGCTTCGGGTGGGCGAGGGAGGCCCGTACGGACCCGAATTCACCTTGGTACGCGGTCGGTTCCTCGGCCCACAGGGCGCGCATCAGGGCCACCCGGTCGCGGGTCAGCGCACGACGGGTCGACCACTCGACCCCGTGGTCGGCGGCCTCCTCGACGTTCCAGCCGTAGCCGACGCCGAGCGTGAAGCGGCCCCCGGAGAGGAAGTCGAGGGTCGCGATCTGCTTGGCCAGGTCGATCGGGTCGTGCTGCGCGACGAGGGTGATGCCGGTGCCGAGGGCGAGCCGCTCGGTGACCGCGGCGGCCTGGCCGAGCGCGATGAACGGGTCGAGGGTGCGGCCGTATTCGCGGGGCAGCGGCTCGCCCATCGGGGCGGGGGTCTCCCGGCCTGCGGGGATATGGGTGTGCTCGGGGAGATAGAGGCCGTCGAATCCGCGCTGCTCCAGCTCGCGGCCCAGCCGGTCCGGCCGGATCGTCTCGTCGGTCAGGAAGATCGTGGTCGCGATCCGCATACGGGACACCTCCGCGTCAGGCGTGTGAGGGACCGAATGTTGCCGCACCGCCCGACGGTTATCCACAGGCCTTTCGCTCTCCGTCACACGCGCGTACAACAGTTTTCACGCGGCGCAACGAGCCGACCGCGGATGGTACGAGACGGCAGGACACGGACACGACGCAGGCCGAGACCGGCATGAGACGACACGGGGGGCTGGGATGGAACGACGCGACCTTCTGAGACTGTCGGCGGTTGCGGGCGCGACGGGCGCGCTTACGCTCGGACGTGTGAGCTTCGCCGACGCCTCACCCGCTGCCGGGCAAGCCGGGGGCGGGCCGGGCGAGCAGACCCGGCGGGTGACCGGCCATCTGCCCACGGGCGCCCCGGACTTCGTCTATCTGCCGGTCGAGGTACCGCACGGCGTCCGCGAGATCGCCGTCGCCTACCGCTACGACAGGCCCGCCGTCCCCGAGGGCACACCCGGCAACGCCTGCGACATCGGCATCTTCGACGAGCGGGGCACCGGCCTCGGCGGCGCCGGCTTCCGCGGCTGGTCGGGCGGGGCGCGTACGGAGTTCTTCCTGCGCGCCGACGACGCCACCCCCGGATACCTGCCGGGCCCCGTCAACGCGGGTACCT is a window of Streptomyces caniferus DNA encoding:
- a CDS encoding TIGR03619 family F420-dependent LLM class oxidoreductase — protein: MRIATTIFLTDETIRPDRLGRELEQRGFDGLYLPEHTHIPAGRETPAPMGEPLPREYGRTLDPFIALGQAAAVTERLALGTGITLVAQHDPIDLAKQIATLDFLSGGRFTLGVGYGWNVEEAADHGVEWSTRRALTRDRVALMRALWAEEPTAYQGEFGSVRASLAHPKPVRGAPRILLGGAAGPKLFGQIAEYADGWLPIGGRGLAEHVPVLRRAWSDAGRTGEPVVVPYAVRPSTGKLAHYRELGVQEVVLQLPSAGEADVLRTLDDFAQHL